A genomic segment from Oncorhynchus keta strain PuntledgeMale-10-30-2019 chromosome 9, Oket_V2, whole genome shotgun sequence encodes:
- the LOC118387414 gene encoding E3 ubiquitin-protein ligase MARCHF5 isoform X1: MFKYEKNMYLPLRKSVCNRKDCFVFLSVRRTGSSNILYKSNSFIVIQPVKKLTVKLLRDFYIEVLSRHCWVCFATEREDRVAEWVSPCRCKGCTKWIHQACLQRWLDEKQKGNSGGAVSCPQCGTEYRIVFPKIGPLVYFLQQMDSALSRASPFTAAGVVVGTVYWSAVTYGAVTVMQVVGHKKGLDVMERADPLFLLMGLPTIPVMLVLGKMIRWEDYILRLWQRHSSKLQLLLPGIGRPLPRVPADGGNGGDHLSVSRTLCGALIFPSVASLVGQLIFGRVPSSLQRTVLGGIAFVVMKGVLKVYFKQQQYLIQANRHILNYPERGRDGETEGRIEGGGDDTEDSGNE; this comes from the exons ATGTTCAAGTATGAGAAAAACATGTATTTGCCTTTAAGAAAAAGTGTCTGTAACCGGAAGGACTGTTTTGTATTTTTGTCTGTCCGTAGGACAGGCAGTTCGAATATTTTGTATAAATCAAACTCTTTTATTGTCATCCAACCAGTTAAAAAACTGACTGTAAAGCTACTTCGGGATTTTTATATAGAGGTATTGTCGAG GCATTGCTGGGTCTGTTttgcgacagagagagaggatcgcGTGGCAGAGTGGGTGAGCCCCTGCAGATGTAAGGGCTGTACCAAGTGGATCCACCAGGCCTGTCTGCAGCGTTGGCTCGATGAGAAGCAGAAAGGAAACAGTGGAGGAGCTGTCAGCTGCCCTCAGTGTGGCACAGAGTACCGCATTGTCTTTCCCAAAATCg GGCCGTTGGTATACTTCCTCCAGCAGATGGACAGTGCGCTGTCACGGGCCAGTCCATTCACTGCTGCCGgtgtggtggtggggacagtCTATTGGTCAGCTGTCACCTATGGAGCTGTGACTGTCATGCAG gTGGTGGGCCATAAGAAGGGCTTGGATGTGATGGAGAGAGCAGATCCTCTGTTCCTCCTGATGGGTCTACCTACCATCCCAGTGATGCTTGTCCTGGGCAAGATGATCCGCTGGGAGGACTACATACTGAGGCTGTGGCAGAGACACTCCTCTAAACTACAGCTGCTATTGCCAG gtATAGGTCGTCCGTTGCCCCGTGTGCCAGCTGATGGGGGTAATGGAGGGGACCACCTGTCAGTGTCTCGTACTCTGTGTGGAGCTCTCATCTTCCCCTCTGTAGCCAGCCTGGTGGGACAACTGATCTTCGGCAGGGTACCCTCATCTCTGCAACGCACCGTTCTG GGTGGTATAGCATTTGTGGTGATGAAGGGAGTGTTGAAGGTGTATTTCAAACAGCAGCAGTACCTCATTCAGGCCAACCGCCACATCCTCAACTACcccgagagagggagggatggagagacggagggacggatcgagggaggaggagacgacaCAGAGGACAGCGGAAATGAGTGA
- the LOC118387414 gene encoding E3 ubiquitin-protein ligase MARCHF5 isoform X2, translating into MACVEEPPEKHCWVCFATEREDRVAEWVSPCRCKGCTKWIHQACLQRWLDEKQKGNSGGAVSCPQCGTEYRIVFPKIGPLVYFLQQMDSALSRASPFTAAGVVVGTVYWSAVTYGAVTVMQVVGHKKGLDVMERADPLFLLMGLPTIPVMLVLGKMIRWEDYILRLWQRHSSKLQLLLPGIGRPLPRVPADGGNGGDHLSVSRTLCGALIFPSVASLVGQLIFGRVPSSLQRTVLGGIAFVVMKGVLKVYFKQQQYLIQANRHILNYPERGRDGETEGRIEGGGDDTEDSGNE; encoded by the exons ATGGCCTGTGTGGAGGAGCCCCCTgagaa GCATTGCTGGGTCTGTTttgcgacagagagagaggatcgcGTGGCAGAGTGGGTGAGCCCCTGCAGATGTAAGGGCTGTACCAAGTGGATCCACCAGGCCTGTCTGCAGCGTTGGCTCGATGAGAAGCAGAAAGGAAACAGTGGAGGAGCTGTCAGCTGCCCTCAGTGTGGCACAGAGTACCGCATTGTCTTTCCCAAAATCg GGCCGTTGGTATACTTCCTCCAGCAGATGGACAGTGCGCTGTCACGGGCCAGTCCATTCACTGCTGCCGgtgtggtggtggggacagtCTATTGGTCAGCTGTCACCTATGGAGCTGTGACTGTCATGCAG gTGGTGGGCCATAAGAAGGGCTTGGATGTGATGGAGAGAGCAGATCCTCTGTTCCTCCTGATGGGTCTACCTACCATCCCAGTGATGCTTGTCCTGGGCAAGATGATCCGCTGGGAGGACTACATACTGAGGCTGTGGCAGAGACACTCCTCTAAACTACAGCTGCTATTGCCAG gtATAGGTCGTCCGTTGCCCCGTGTGCCAGCTGATGGGGGTAATGGAGGGGACCACCTGTCAGTGTCTCGTACTCTGTGTGGAGCTCTCATCTTCCCCTCTGTAGCCAGCCTGGTGGGACAACTGATCTTCGGCAGGGTACCCTCATCTCTGCAACGCACCGTTCTG GGTGGTATAGCATTTGTGGTGATGAAGGGAGTGTTGAAGGTGTATTTCAAACAGCAGCAGTACCTCATTCAGGCCAACCGCCACATCCTCAACTACcccgagagagggagggatggagagacggagggacggatcgagggaggaggagacgacaCAGAGGACAGCGGAAATGAGTGA